Genomic segment of Bacillota bacterium:
AAAGAGCCTGAACGTCAATAAGCTGATGAAGCACATCACGAAACTGAAGAAGAAAAAGCGTTTCGCTTATTGGAACCTGTTAGGCTCCCAGGCGATACAAGATATTGCTCAACGGATCGACAGGGCCTACAAGCTAT
This window contains:
- a CDS encoding RNA-guided endonuclease TnpB family protein; the encoded protein is MKTYCFKLYQSKRNKRLHKALNIAGSIYNHLIALHRRYYRLYGKSLNVNKLMKHITKLKKKKRFAYWNLLGSQAIQDIAQRIDRAYKL